In Populus alba chromosome 1, ASM523922v2, whole genome shotgun sequence, a single window of DNA contains:
- the LOC118058592 gene encoding ADP-ribosylation factor GTPase-activating protein AGD5 — MNEKANVSKELNARHRKILEGLLKLPENRECADCKAKGPRWASVNLGIFICMQCSGIHRSLGVHISKVRSATLDTWLPEQVAFIQSMGNERANSYWEADLPPNYDRVGIENFIRAKYEEKRWVSKDGKPQSPSSGRDERSSLHWQRPAERSGHGHTSSSENLFEERKNFQVSNSKNSAPATRISLPAPPRAFEQVTAPAKPQQVVEKAEPMAEATEAAKKVADAAPAVSPPKVDFATDLFDLLSMDGPTENGSEVAANDDNSWAGFQSAAVAEEVSTTGNTGPTKAVQNDTPSVSGIEDLFKDSPSLATPSVLEKPQKDVKNDIMSLFEKSNMVSPFAMHQQQLAMLAQQQLLMAAAAKSAGGDPKEINQQQLAILAQQQQLLMAAAAKSAGGDPKAMNQQQLAILAQQQQLLMATAAKSAGGDQKLSGSIQQQGPNGISIPAQNWPNIGYQIPGLMPVAGQGDLQKLKQTADIRLTHPGGSSVPYPTSSLYNIEQATPANGGTNNGVGKTQSSSSVSSGTSTPAGKDYDFSSLMQGMFSKH, encoded by the exons ATGAACGAGAAGGCCAACGTCTCTAAAGAGCTCAATGCCAGGCACAGAAAG ATATTGGAAGGACTCCTGAAATTGCCCGAGAATAGGGAATGTGCTGACTGCAAAGCCAA AGGGCCAAGATGGGCAAGCGTAAATTTGGGTATCTTTATTTGCATGCAATGTTCAGGGATCCATAGAAGTCTTGGGGTGCACATATCGAAG GTTCGATCTGCAACCCTTGACACATGGCTTCCAGAGCAGGTTGCATTTATTCAAT CAATGGGGAATGAGAGAGCAAATAGTTATTGGGAAGCAGACCTGCCACCAAACTACGACAGAGTTGGAATTGAGAATTTCATTCGTGCAAA GTATGAAGAGAAGAGATGGGTCTCTAAAGATGGAAAACCACAATCTCCTTCTAGTGGGAGGGATGAAAGGTCTTCTTTGCATTGGCAGAGACCTGCTGAAAGAAGCGGGCATGGACACACCAGCAGTTCTGAAAATTTGTTTGAGGAAAGAAAGAATTTTCAagtatcaaattcaaaaaacagtGCTCCTGCTACAAGAATAAGTCTTCCTGCTCCTCCTAGGGCATTTGAGCAG GTCACTGCTCCTGCAAAGCCTCAACAGGTTGTTGAAAAAGCTGAACCAATGGCGGAGGCTACTGAAGCTGCAAAGAAGGTTGCAGATGCTGCTCCAGCTGTCTCTCCACCCAAAGTTGATTTTGCTACTGACCTTTTCGACTTGCTCTCCATGGATGGCCCTACTGAAAATGGCTCGGAGGTAGCTGCTAATGATGATAACAGTTGGGCAGGTTTTCAAt CTGCAGCAGTTGCCGAAGAAGTATCAACAACTGGAAATACTGGTCCAACTAAAGCAGTACAAAATGATACCCCGTCCGTTTCTGGAATTGAGGATTTATTTAAAGATTCACCTTCTTTAGCAACCCCTTCAGTCTTGGAGAAACCCCAGAAAGatgtaaaaaatgatataatgaGCCTTTTTGAGAAG TCCAATATGGTATCACCGTTTGCGATGCATCAACAACAACTTGCTATGCTGGCACAACAGCAACTTCTTATGGCTGCTGCAGCAAAATCTGCTGGTGGGGACCCAAAAGAGATAAACCAACAGCAACTTGCTATTCTGGCACAGCAACAGCAACTTCTTATGGCTGCTGCAGCAAAATCTGCTGGCGGGGACCCAAAAGCAATGAATCAACAGCAACTTGCTATACTGGCGCAGCAACAGCAACTTCTTATGGCCACTGCAGCAAAATCTGCTGGTGGGGACCAAAAACTTTCAGGCAGTATTCAACAGCAAGGGCCAAATGGTATTAGCATACCTGCACAAAACTGGCCAAATATTGGATACCAAATCCCTGGTTTGATGCCAGTAGCTGGGCAGGGTGACTTACAGAAACTTAAGCAG ACTGCTGACATAAGACTGACACATCCTGGGGGAAGCTCTGTACCATATCCAACATCTAG CCTTTATAACATTGAGCAAGCTACCCCTGCTAATGGTGGGACAAACAATGGAGTCGGGAAAACTCAATCGTCATCCTCGGTCTCATCGGGTACTTCAACACCAGCCGGAAAGGATTATGACTTCTCCTCTTTAATGCAAGGCATGTTCTCAAAGCATTGA